One Citricoccus sp. K5 DNA window includes the following coding sequences:
- a CDS encoding chorismate-binding protein, translating to MTSTAGSEPRTEAAGGRLRAPLLLAIDGRSGAGKTSLAVETAAVLRPHLEVAVFHLDSIYPGWDGLADSLDTYVHEVVAPLAQGRTAQWTWWDWTADAPGRADVTPPADVVILEGVGAGNRNARPHLDAVAWVAMDDGERQRRALRRDGETFAAHWERWAAQEDAYLAGDEVAEAAWLTLNGHGPTPRAAADLVEGLRSLPGWEAALALVPAPGPPQWERRTLATAAEPRALFAAMGGPDAATALLLESSDRDVTPAPERSRHSLIGLATDSSTVATHTSGVTTVSSGLLTLRRPGAFFPWLATVWPGGPSTGHPAAGHDAGPAGLGAPGTPGRAGGVGHPGDSGPADSPFQPGWMGWIGYGIKREAGSPDGAATLAAAADEAAPAVPEALLFHPERGASVDHMAGTTTLFWSADDPGGPEWADRVTDGLREGLSQGLPDGLSAERSEGEPADRAEGRAAAAPATPPVFTVRDTREEYLTKIRAAQQQIHEGNTYEVCLTTALESTVDAFDGWSTYRRLAEANRAPFTLYLRAQVARAGVGRGAETGSGTQTGGGPVQILSTSPERFLSVSSSAAGGWLVTEPIKGTRPRGATPDKDRALAEELASSPKDRAENIMITDLARNDLSRFARPGTLATTRVCAIESYPTVHQMVSTVTAQLQPGVPRADALAAAFPPGSMTGAPKISTMDILEDLEAGPRGVYSGVAGYLSADGAADLNVLIRTLVAVPAPSAAGEPVESAGPASAVRDTGRTHLSLGVGGAITSDSVPEEEWDEVRTKAHGVLRVLGSAFPDA from the coding sequence ATGACATCCACCGCTGGTTCCGAACCCCGCACGGAGGCCGCGGGAGGACGCCTGCGAGCTCCCCTCCTGCTGGCGATCGATGGCCGCTCCGGCGCAGGCAAGACCTCCCTCGCCGTGGAGACGGCAGCCGTGTTGCGGCCCCACCTGGAGGTGGCCGTCTTCCACCTGGACTCCATCTATCCCGGTTGGGACGGCCTCGCCGACTCCCTGGACACCTACGTCCACGAGGTCGTCGCCCCGCTAGCCCAGGGCCGCACCGCGCAGTGGACCTGGTGGGACTGGACAGCCGATGCGCCGGGACGCGCGGATGTCACTCCGCCGGCCGACGTCGTGATCCTCGAAGGCGTGGGGGCGGGGAACCGGAACGCCCGTCCGCACCTGGATGCCGTGGCCTGGGTGGCCATGGATGACGGCGAGCGCCAGCGGCGCGCGCTGCGGCGTGACGGCGAGACCTTCGCCGCACACTGGGAGCGGTGGGCCGCGCAGGAGGACGCCTACCTGGCCGGGGACGAGGTGGCGGAGGCGGCCTGGCTGACCCTCAACGGCCACGGACCCACGCCGCGGGCCGCGGCCGACCTGGTGGAGGGCCTGCGCTCCCTGCCCGGCTGGGAGGCAGCGCTCGCCCTCGTGCCGGCGCCCGGCCCGCCCCAGTGGGAACGCCGCACCCTGGCCACCGCCGCCGAGCCGAGGGCGCTCTTCGCCGCCATGGGCGGCCCGGACGCCGCGACCGCCCTGCTGCTGGAGAGTTCGGACCGGGACGTGACGCCCGCACCGGAGCGCAGCCGGCACTCCCTCATCGGCCTGGCCACCGATTCCTCGACCGTCGCGACCCACACGAGCGGCGTCACCACCGTCTCCTCCGGCCTGCTCACCCTGCGGCGCCCCGGTGCGTTCTTCCCGTGGCTGGCCACCGTCTGGCCTGGCGGCCCCAGCACCGGGCACCCCGCGGCAGGGCACGACGCCGGCCCGGCAGGCCTGGGAGCGCCCGGCACCCCCGGCCGTGCGGGTGGTGTAGGCCATCCGGGCGACTCCGGTCCTGCGGACAGTCCTTTCCAGCCCGGCTGGATGGGCTGGATCGGCTACGGCATCAAGCGCGAGGCCGGTTCCCCGGACGGGGCGGCAACGCTGGCCGCGGCCGCCGACGAGGCGGCGCCGGCCGTACCCGAGGCACTGCTGTTCCACCCGGAGCGGGGCGCCAGCGTGGACCACATGGCCGGCACCACCACCCTCTTCTGGTCTGCCGACGATCCGGGCGGGCCCGAGTGGGCGGACCGGGTGACGGATGGATTGCGCGAGGGGCTGTCGCAGGGGCTCCCGGACGGGCTGTCGGCTGAGCGTTCGGAGGGGGAGCCGGCCGACCGCGCGGAGGGCCGGGCCGCCGCAGCACCCGCCACTCCCCCGGTCTTCACCGTGCGGGACACCCGTGAGGAATACCTCACCAAGATCCGGGCGGCCCAGCAGCAGATCCACGAGGGGAACACCTACGAGGTCTGCCTGACCACGGCCCTGGAGTCCACGGTGGACGCCTTCGACGGCTGGTCCACCTACCGGCGGCTCGCCGAGGCGAACCGGGCCCCGTTCACCCTGTACCTGCGCGCCCAGGTGGCCAGGGCCGGCGTCGGGCGCGGAGCCGAGACGGGCAGCGGGACTCAGACCGGGGGCGGGCCGGTACAGATCCTCTCCACCAGCCCCGAGCGGTTCCTCTCGGTCTCCTCGAGTGCGGCGGGAGGCTGGCTGGTGACGGAGCCGATCAAGGGAACGCGCCCGCGCGGGGCCACGCCGGACAAGGACCGCGCGCTGGCCGAGGAGCTGGCCTCCTCCCCCAAGGACCGGGCCGAGAACATCATGATCACGGACCTGGCCCGTAACGACCTCTCGCGGTTCGCCCGGCCGGGGACACTGGCGACCACGCGGGTGTGCGCGATCGAGTCGTACCCGACGGTGCACCAGATGGTCTCCACGGTGACCGCCCAGCTGCAGCCCGGAGTGCCGCGGGCCGATGCGCTCGCCGCGGCCTTCCCGCCCGGGTCGATGACGGGCGCCCCGAAGATCTCCACCATGGACATCCTCGAGGACCTCGAGGCGGGGCCGCGCGGGGTGTACTCCGGGGTGGCCGGCTATCTCTCCGCCGATGGCGCGGCCGACCTGAACGTACTGATCCGCACGCTGGTCGCGGTGCCGGCGCCGTCTGCAGCGGGGGAACCGGTGGAGTCGGCAGGGCCGGCGTCGGCCGTGCGGGACACCGGGCGCACGCACCTCTCGCTTGGCGTGGGCGGGGCGATCACCTCGGACTCCGTACCGGAGGAGGAATGGGACGAGGTGCGCACCAAGGCCCACGGCGTGCTCCGGGTGCTCGGCTCGGCCTTCCCGGACGCCTGA
- a CDS encoding aminotransferase class IV, with protein MTESPQPAAPFVPGPGESVVVYLEPDAGPAGSTGSSGSAAPADSATAAPSGVSLRVDDPRRPAILVTDQGLTRGDGVFETMTAVAAEGSGSSPGSGAPLRVRKEDSHLARLATSAEALEMTLPPADDWRRAAAAGLEAFAAGNPGMNAVVKLVATRGPEGAPGGGHYVRGGAGVERLTGTYWVLVSPVSPGLAAARERGLKVLLLDRGMDSGVAERAPWLLMGTKSLSYAVNMAALRYAMSHGADDVIFTSSDGQVLEGPTSTVLMARRVPQQDGSTGIELVTPLRSSGILPGTSQGTIFAAAQAAGWQLGYGPLEPSDLVDADGVWLVSSVRLVAPVTHLDGEEIPQDAELTELLNGFLAEDREPGEHGPNGRSDHA; from the coding sequence ATGACAGAGTCGCCCCAGCCAGCTGCACCGTTCGTCCCGGGTCCCGGGGAATCCGTGGTCGTCTATCTCGAGCCCGACGCCGGCCCGGCCGGTTCCACGGGCAGCTCCGGTTCCGCTGCCCCTGCTGATTCCGCGACCGCAGCCCCCTCCGGCGTGAGCCTGCGCGTGGACGATCCGCGCCGACCGGCCATCCTGGTGACGGACCAGGGCCTGACCCGGGGGGACGGGGTGTTCGAGACCATGACCGCCGTGGCGGCCGAGGGTTCCGGCTCGAGCCCGGGCTCGGGAGCACCTTTGCGGGTCCGCAAGGAGGACTCCCACCTAGCTCGGCTGGCCACCTCGGCCGAGGCACTGGAGATGACCCTCCCGCCGGCAGACGACTGGCGGCGGGCCGCCGCGGCCGGGCTGGAGGCGTTCGCCGCCGGCAACCCGGGCATGAACGCCGTGGTGAAGCTGGTGGCCACCCGAGGTCCCGAGGGCGCGCCCGGCGGAGGGCACTACGTCAGGGGCGGGGCCGGCGTCGAGCGTCTGACCGGGACGTATTGGGTGCTGGTCTCCCCCGTGTCCCCGGGACTGGCCGCAGCCCGTGAGCGCGGCCTGAAGGTGCTGCTGCTGGACCGCGGCATGGACTCCGGGGTGGCGGAGCGCGCGCCGTGGCTGCTGATGGGCACCAAGTCGCTGAGCTATGCCGTGAACATGGCCGCCCTGCGTTACGCCATGTCCCACGGGGCGGACGATGTCATCTTCACGTCATCGGACGGCCAGGTGCTGGAGGGGCCGACCTCGACCGTGCTGATGGCCCGACGGGTCCCGCAGCAGGACGGCAGCACCGGGATTGAGCTGGTCACGCCCCTGCGCAGCTCCGGGATCCTGCCCGGCACCTCCCAGGGCACCATCTTTGCCGCCGCCCAGGCCGCCGGCTGGCAGCTGGGCTATGGACCGCTGGAGCCTTCGGACCTGGTGGATGCCGATGGGGTCTGGCTGGTGTCCTCCGTGCGTCTGGTCGCCCCCGTGACCCACCTGGACGGCGAGGAGATCCCGCAGGACGCCGAGCTCACCGAGCTGCTGAACGGCTTTCTGGCCGAGGACCGGGAACCCGGCGAGCACGGGCCGAACGGGCGCAGCGATCACGCTTAG
- a CDS encoding MMPL family transporter — MAELLYRLGFGSSKRPWTVISSWLVVLALAVGGFLAFGGTLTSSITIPGTPTSQVTDRLTEEFPEAANGAGSVVFRTADGSEFTAEQEQQITDLMAEVGDTEGVDSTLDPFTTEQQKADGQRDLEDGRAELEAGSQQLEDGQSQLDDAVAQLDAAQTELDSGQEQLDAGQAQLDEARAQAEAAGAPAATMAQLQQQQAALDAQQEELDAARAQLDEGRGEIETNQATLDESAQELADGETELAQGEQMLALTQDYRTVSEDGTAAVGTVSFTLPAMEVEQAIKDEVVSALTEADIAGVEVLPANDLSQAIPQIAGPAEVIGLVIAGIVLFIMLGTLVAAGLPILTALIGVAIGAAGTLAFSGMIDMLSVTPVLGLMLGLAVGIDYALFIINRHRRQLKDGVPLHESIGLATGTSGNAVVFAGLTVVIALAALNVTGIPFLGLMGTVGAVCVALAVLIAISMMPALLGLAKYRVLSKKERAAADATVAAATRTASTGKHTADAEHASSTGRAPRPMSTVRAVLTAVGSVVLLAVIAIPFFSMRLGLPDGASEPPESASYQAYETLGEKFGEGRNGPLVVTADLPEGLTDTEIVDEQLAVAEQLQGIESVTSVVPAAVSEDNGMAMFQVIPEGGPNAVTTEELVHTLRATEPESESTNLAVAGTTSGFVDVAEKLADALPLYLGVVVGLSLIIMIVVFRSLLVPLIATGGFILSAFAAMGGVVAIYQWGWLASVFQVHNPAPILAFLPTIMVGVLFGLAMDYQLFISTGMREAYAHGSSARVAVQQGLKAGRSVVIAAAIIMISVFGGFVFSESAMIRPIGFGLAFGVLVDAFVVRLLLIPALMHLFGDAAWWLPKWLDRILPNVDVEGASLERSHGYSDPELAGADGAGGGNGGGPHGDGGDGGGRDDDPALTRV; from the coding sequence ATGGCTGAACTGCTCTACCGACTCGGCTTCGGGTCGTCCAAGCGCCCGTGGACCGTGATCAGCAGCTGGCTGGTGGTACTGGCGCTGGCCGTGGGCGGCTTCCTCGCCTTCGGCGGAACCCTGACCTCCTCCATCACCATTCCGGGCACCCCCACCAGCCAGGTCACCGACCGGCTGACCGAGGAATTCCCCGAGGCGGCCAACGGCGCCGGGTCCGTGGTGTTCCGCACCGCGGACGGCTCCGAGTTCACGGCGGAGCAGGAACAGCAGATCACCGATCTGATGGCCGAGGTCGGGGACACCGAGGGCGTCGACTCCACCCTGGACCCCTTCACCACCGAACAGCAGAAGGCGGACGGCCAGCGGGACCTGGAGGACGGCCGCGCCGAACTCGAGGCCGGCAGTCAGCAGCTTGAGGACGGCCAGTCCCAACTGGATGACGCCGTGGCCCAGCTGGACGCGGCTCAGACCGAACTGGACTCCGGGCAGGAACAGCTCGATGCCGGCCAGGCCCAGTTGGACGAGGCACGCGCCCAGGCCGAGGCGGCCGGCGCCCCGGCCGCGACGATGGCCCAGCTCCAGCAGCAGCAGGCCGCCCTGGACGCCCAGCAGGAGGAGCTGGATGCCGCCCGCGCCCAGCTCGACGAGGGCCGCGGTGAGATCGAGACGAACCAGGCCACTCTGGACGAGTCCGCCCAGGAACTGGCGGACGGCGAGACCGAGCTGGCCCAGGGTGAGCAGATGCTGGCCCTGACACAGGACTACCGGACCGTGTCCGAGGACGGCACGGCCGCCGTCGGGACCGTGTCCTTCACCCTCCCGGCCATGGAGGTTGAGCAGGCCATCAAGGACGAGGTGGTCTCCGCCCTGACCGAGGCTGACATCGCCGGCGTCGAGGTGCTGCCCGCGAACGACCTCTCCCAGGCCATCCCGCAGATCGCCGGACCGGCCGAGGTCATCGGGCTGGTGATCGCCGGCATCGTGCTGTTCATCATGCTCGGCACCCTCGTGGCCGCCGGCCTGCCGATCCTGACCGCCCTCATCGGCGTGGCCATCGGCGCCGCCGGCACACTGGCGTTCTCCGGGATGATCGACATGCTGTCCGTGACGCCGGTGCTGGGCCTGATGCTCGGCCTGGCCGTGGGCATCGACTACGCCCTGTTCATCATCAACCGCCACCGGCGCCAGCTCAAGGACGGCGTCCCGCTGCACGAGTCCATCGGCCTGGCCACGGGCACCTCCGGCAACGCCGTGGTGTTCGCCGGCCTGACCGTGGTCATCGCCCTGGCCGCCCTGAACGTCACCGGCATCCCGTTCCTGGGCCTGATGGGCACCGTGGGTGCCGTCTGCGTGGCCCTCGCCGTGCTGATCGCCATCAGCATGATGCCGGCCCTGCTGGGCCTGGCGAAGTACCGGGTGCTGTCCAAGAAGGAGCGGGCTGCCGCGGACGCCACAGTGGCGGCAGCCACCAGAACGGCCAGCACCGGCAAGCACACCGCCGATGCGGAGCACGCCTCCTCCACCGGCCGGGCACCCCGGCCGATGTCCACGGTGCGCGCGGTGCTCACCGCCGTCGGGTCCGTGGTGCTGCTGGCCGTCATCGCCATCCCGTTCTTCTCCATGCGCCTGGGCCTGCCGGATGGCGCCTCGGAGCCGCCGGAGTCGGCCAGCTACCAGGCCTACGAGACCCTGGGCGAGAAGTTCGGCGAAGGCCGCAACGGTCCCCTCGTGGTGACCGCGGACCTGCCGGAGGGTCTGACGGACACCGAGATCGTGGACGAGCAGCTGGCCGTCGCCGAGCAGCTCCAGGGCATCGAGAGCGTGACCTCCGTGGTCCCGGCCGCCGTGTCCGAGGACAACGGCATGGCGATGTTCCAGGTCATCCCGGAGGGCGGCCCGAACGCGGTCACCACCGAGGAACTGGTGCACACGCTGCGAGCCACGGAGCCGGAGTCAGAGTCCACCAACCTGGCCGTGGCCGGCACCACCAGCGGATTCGTGGACGTGGCGGAGAAGCTCGCCGACGCGCTGCCGCTGTACCTGGGCGTCGTCGTCGGGCTGTCCCTGATCATCATGATCGTGGTGTTCCGCTCGCTGCTGGTGCCGCTGATCGCCACCGGCGGGTTCATCCTCTCCGCCTTCGCCGCGATGGGTGGCGTGGTGGCCATCTACCAGTGGGGCTGGCTGGCCTCGGTCTTCCAGGTCCATAACCCGGCCCCGATCCTGGCCTTCCTGCCGACGATCATGGTGGGCGTGCTGTTCGGCCTGGCGATGGACTATCAGCTGTTCATCTCCACCGGCATGCGAGAGGCCTACGCCCACGGCTCCTCGGCCCGCGTGGCGGTCCAGCAGGGGCTGAAGGCCGGCCGCTCCGTGGTGATCGCCGCGGCCATCATCATGATCAGCGTGTTCGGCGGCTTCGTGTTCTCCGAATCCGCCATGATCCGCCCGATCGGCTTCGGCCTGGCGTTCGGCGTGCTCGTGGACGCCTTCGTGGTCCGGCTGCTGCTGATCCCGGCCCTGATGCACCTGTTCGGCGACGCCGCCTGGTGGCTGCCGAAGTGGCTGGACCGGATCCTGCCGAACGTGGACGTCGAGGGTGCCTCGCTGGAGCGCAGCCACGGCTACTCGGATCCGGAGCTGGCTGGCGCTGACGGAGCCGGCGGCGGCAACGGCGGAGGGCCCCACGGCGACGGTGGGGACGGCGGGGGCCGCGACGACGACCCCGCACTGACCCGGGTCTGA
- a CDS encoding MarR family winged helix-turn-helix transcriptional regulator: MSQSGQESAELFQLIHALRRYAEVADRTVDAAGHRSGLHRTDLRALTILMQRQAAGLNTSPTDLGRMLSLTSASTTALVDRLVANGHAQRTPSTTDRRRVSISHTDTAAVDGRKIFMPMARTMTDRLSGFTPEQMQTAIEVLAAATEALDSFEAQAAPPPPHVQS, translated from the coding sequence ATGTCGCAGTCCGGCCAGGAGTCCGCCGAGCTCTTTCAGTTGATCCATGCCTTGCGCCGGTATGCCGAGGTGGCGGACCGGACCGTCGATGCCGCCGGCCACCGCAGCGGCCTGCACCGCACCGACCTGCGCGCCCTGACCATCCTCATGCAACGGCAGGCGGCCGGCCTGAACACCAGCCCCACCGATCTCGGGCGGATGCTGAGCCTCACCTCGGCCTCCACCACGGCCCTCGTGGACCGCCTGGTCGCCAACGGCCACGCCCAGCGCACCCCCTCCACCACGGACCGGCGCCGGGTCAGCATCTCCCACACGGACACCGCCGCCGTGGACGGCCGGAAGATCTTCATGCCGATGGCCCGCACCATGACCGACCGCCTGTCCGGATTCACACCGGAGCAGATGCAGACCGCCATCGAAGTCCTGGCGGCGGCCACCGAGGCCCTCGACTCCTTCGAGGCCCAGGCGGCCCCTCCACCTCCCCACGTCCAGTCATGA
- a CDS encoding MFS transporter produces the protein MRLLPATYLASYTLSALGNSIAAIVLPLLVLQTTGSALAAGTVAAATIVPAVLAGIFMGVVIDRINRRTSSVLTDLVSALAMAALPIVDMITGLSVGWFILFGIIGAIGDVPGITAREALLPAIIRHGRVSAERITGTREALGAVAVLVGPAAAGFMLTALGGTAALWVTAGTSLAAALLTLLIPHHVGTLEGTAPVSGAPVRRVWGQLREGWTEMIHNQFVLVTTILTTFAVIAIGGLQGIILPLYFTEIDRPGLLGLVLSAIAAGSLVGGGIYAVAGTRGSRRGWFVTGSLGSMLGLAIVASLMSVWILFLGAFVLGLSVGLFGALVGVLSIERIPEDKRGRVLGTQNTFVTAASPLGIFLAGAMTEVLGLHTALVVLATLWSVGLLVALCARSMRNLDQPVPTAKELEAMHDA, from the coding sequence ATGAGACTTCTTCCCGCAACGTACCTGGCTTCTTACACCCTTTCGGCTTTGGGGAACTCGATCGCGGCCATCGTGCTGCCTCTGCTGGTGCTCCAAACCACCGGCAGCGCGTTAGCAGCGGGCACCGTAGCGGCAGCTACCATCGTGCCCGCCGTCCTGGCCGGGATCTTCATGGGCGTCGTGATCGACAGGATCAATCGACGGACCTCATCAGTGCTCACGGACCTCGTCTCCGCTCTCGCGATGGCGGCCCTGCCCATCGTCGACATGATCACAGGGCTCTCTGTTGGCTGGTTCATCCTCTTCGGAATCATCGGCGCCATCGGAGACGTCCCCGGAATCACCGCACGCGAAGCTCTGCTCCCCGCCATCATCCGGCACGGCAGGGTCTCCGCTGAACGAATCACCGGCACCCGGGAGGCACTCGGTGCGGTGGCCGTGCTCGTCGGTCCTGCCGCCGCAGGATTCATGCTCACTGCCTTGGGCGGCACCGCTGCCCTCTGGGTCACGGCTGGCACCTCCCTGGCCGCTGCGTTGCTGACCCTGTTGATTCCGCACCATGTAGGAACACTCGAAGGCACCGCCCCCGTCAGCGGGGCCCCGGTACGCCGAGTTTGGGGTCAGTTGCGAGAAGGGTGGACCGAGATGATTCACAACCAGTTCGTTCTGGTCACCACCATCCTGACCACATTTGCGGTCATCGCCATCGGCGGGCTCCAAGGCATCATCCTGCCGCTCTACTTCACCGAGATTGACCGCCCAGGCCTCCTCGGATTGGTCCTGAGTGCCATCGCCGCCGGATCGCTGGTCGGTGGAGGGATCTACGCTGTCGCTGGAACTCGAGGATCACGCCGCGGTTGGTTTGTCACGGGTTCTCTGGGCAGCATGCTCGGCCTTGCCATCGTGGCGTCGTTGATGTCCGTGTGGATACTGTTCCTCGGCGCGTTCGTCCTTGGACTCTCGGTTGGTCTCTTCGGGGCCCTGGTCGGGGTGCTTTCCATCGAGCGCATACCGGAGGACAAACGCGGCCGAGTGCTAGGCACCCAGAACACGTTCGTCACAGCAGCCTCGCCCCTGGGCATCTTTCTGGCCGGTGCCATGACAGAAGTCCTGGGACTCCATACTGCACTGGTGGTGCTCGCTACCCTGTGGTCTGTTGGTCTCCTGGTGGCGTTGTGCGCCCGGTCGATGCGTAACCTGGATCAACCGGTCCCCACTGCCAAAGAGCTGGAGGCGATGCATGATGCGTAG
- the cls gene encoding cardiolipin synthase — protein MLWPTAEFGIFPDWLTVIFWIVDVGIRILLLGIVPGGRRPAVAMAWLLIIFFLPLPGLILFLLLGSFRLGGQRRSRQKAVNEALGQATAHLQLPNDAGMAPRYVVSAARLTRNLTSFPMLDGNEFEYLTDYRASMQRMAADIDRAQDYVHLIFYILADDPKDRQGYASVVLEALERAHARGVTVRILFDHIGSMRVKGYRQLRRRLDAAGLEYQLAMPVLPWRGKYQRPDLRNHRKILIVDGLVGYTGSQNLVEPGYKRASSHAIGREWVDLMSRITGPVVASLDVVFVTDWFAETGDELEGRFREPDPAELEVDDGSIAQVIPSGPGFSNENNLRVFNHLFYSARDRLVVVSPYLVPDDSMLYALTTAAQRGVDVELFVCRKADQFMVHHAQQSYYDALLKAGIRIFRYPDPNVLHAKLFTVDNDVAVFGSSNMDMRSFSLNMEVSVLTVGSETVEALQPVIEDYRAVSEELTLAEWQARPRAQRWVDNVFRLTSALQ, from the coding sequence ATGCTCTGGCCCACCGCCGAGTTCGGCATCTTCCCCGACTGGCTGACAGTCATCTTCTGGATCGTCGACGTCGGCATCCGCATCCTGCTGCTCGGCATCGTCCCGGGTGGCCGCCGCCCCGCGGTGGCGATGGCGTGGCTGCTCATCATCTTCTTCCTGCCACTGCCCGGCCTCATCCTGTTCCTGCTGTTGGGCTCCTTCCGGCTCGGGGGCCAGCGCCGATCCCGCCAGAAGGCGGTCAACGAGGCGCTCGGCCAGGCCACCGCCCACCTGCAGCTGCCCAATGACGCCGGCATGGCACCGCGGTATGTGGTGTCGGCGGCGCGGTTGACCCGGAACCTGACGAGCTTCCCGATGCTGGACGGCAACGAGTTCGAGTACCTCACCGACTACCGGGCGTCCATGCAGAGGATGGCCGCGGACATCGACCGGGCCCAGGACTACGTCCACCTGATCTTCTACATCCTCGCGGACGACCCGAAGGACCGGCAGGGGTACGCCTCCGTGGTGCTCGAGGCCCTGGAGCGGGCCCATGCCCGGGGCGTGACGGTGCGGATCCTCTTCGACCACATCGGCTCGATGCGGGTCAAGGGCTACCGGCAGCTGCGGCGCCGGTTGGATGCGGCGGGGCTCGAATACCAGCTGGCGATGCCCGTGCTGCCCTGGCGTGGCAAGTACCAACGCCCGGACCTGCGCAATCACCGCAAGATCCTCATCGTGGACGGGCTGGTGGGCTACACCGGCTCGCAGAACCTCGTGGAGCCCGGCTACAAGCGGGCCTCGTCCCATGCCATAGGCCGGGAATGGGTGGACCTGATGAGCCGCATCACCGGCCCCGTGGTCGCCTCACTCGACGTGGTGTTCGTGACCGACTGGTTCGCCGAGACCGGAGACGAGCTCGAAGGTCGATTCCGCGAACCCGACCCGGCTGAGCTGGAGGTGGACGACGGCAGCATCGCCCAGGTCATCCCCTCCGGCCCCGGATTCTCCAATGAGAACAACCTGCGCGTGTTCAACCATCTGTTCTACTCCGCCCGGGATCGCCTCGTGGTGGTCTCGCCGTACCTGGTGCCGGACGACTCGATGCTCTACGCCCTGACCACCGCGGCCCAGCGCGGGGTGGACGTGGAGCTGTTCGTCTGCCGCAAGGCGGACCAGTTCATGGTCCACCACGCCCAGCAGTCCTACTACGACGCCCTGTTGAAGGCCGGCATCCGGATCTTCCGCTATCCGGACCCCAATGTGCTGCACGCCAAGCTGTTCACCGTGGACAACGACGTGGCGGTCTTCGGCTCCTCCAACATGGACATGCGCTCCTTCTCCCTGAACATGGAGGTCTCGGTGCTGACCGTGGGCTCCGAGACGGTGGAGGCGCTGCAACCCGTGATCGAGGACTACCGGGCCGTGTCCGAGGAGCTGACCCTGGCGGAATGGCAGGCCCGGCCGCGGGCCCAGCGTTGGGTGGACAACGTGTTCCGCCTGACCTCCGCCCTGCAGTGA
- a CDS encoding TetR/AcrR family transcriptional regulator → MSVGAEKPVEHRGRPRSEKSRVAVLEAAADLMVGCGFQELTVEGIAAAAGVGKQTIYRWWGSKAGVVVEALAEGFLEMPLGVPQDTGDLRGDLGAWLAALKSEIEEPEVSRLIQTIMSALTSAGETSAAMHSALVQPIMAGLDARFQEHDRNHPGVLAAPPQFLAETVGASLLLRLMFSRPLTTEWIDQLLDLVVPAGRPDSP, encoded by the coding sequence TTGAGCGTCGGGGCGGAGAAGCCGGTGGAGCACCGGGGCCGGCCGCGCAGCGAGAAGTCGCGCGTAGCCGTGCTGGAAGCGGCGGCGGACCTGATGGTCGGCTGCGGTTTCCAGGAACTCACGGTCGAGGGGATCGCCGCCGCGGCGGGAGTCGGCAAGCAGACCATCTACCGCTGGTGGGGCTCCAAGGCCGGCGTGGTCGTCGAGGCCCTGGCCGAGGGTTTCCTGGAGATGCCCCTCGGGGTGCCCCAGGACACCGGTGATCTGCGCGGCGACCTGGGCGCCTGGCTCGCGGCGCTCAAATCCGAGATCGAGGAGCCGGAGGTCTCCCGCCTCATCCAGACGATCATGTCCGCCCTGACCTCCGCCGGGGAGACCTCCGCCGCCATGCACTCGGCCTTGGTGCAGCCGATCATGGCCGGGCTGGACGCCCGGTTCCAGGAGCACGACCGGAATCATCCGGGGGTACTGGCCGCGCCGCCGCAGTTCCTCGCCGAGACGGTGGGAGCGAGTCTGCTGCTGCGCCTGATGTTCTCCCGGCCCCTGACCACCGAGTGGATCGACCAGCTGTTGGACCTCGTGGTCCCGGCTGGGAGACCTGACTCACCGTAG
- a CDS encoding MerR family transcriptional regulator, with protein MMRSRDLADRAGITVRTLRHYHQIGLLEESARSSNGYRDYDTHALVKVLRIRRLVTLGFSLPQIATMLDGNEPPPGTMLDALDVEYAAQIKHLTRQRELLSHLRRYEALPDLPPEIAPFHSVLRQSGLPDSAAATDRDHTLLLLHLIGAEGQDYLRVIYELLSHPHRASSVAAAMTAWASLDGESTSDEIVKLSHQLTDLFLPVIDELAALTEDFPDFSEPPEQTFQQHTTNYLTSAQRAVLERVRADLDKSADKSAEKNRQRSHHDPDRGP; from the coding sequence ATGATGCGTAGCCGCGATCTTGCTGACCGCGCCGGCATCACCGTGCGTACGCTGCGTCACTATCACCAGATCGGCCTCCTGGAGGAGTCGGCGCGGTCCAGCAATGGTTACCGCGACTACGACACTCACGCGCTGGTCAAGGTCCTGCGGATCCGACGCCTGGTCACCCTCGGCTTCTCGCTGCCTCAGATCGCGACCATGCTCGATGGCAATGAGCCGCCACCAGGCACAATGTTGGACGCCCTGGACGTGGAATACGCGGCACAGATCAAGCACCTAACTCGGCAGCGCGAACTGTTGTCTCACCTCAGACGATATGAGGCCTTGCCCGACCTTCCTCCGGAAATCGCCCCGTTCCACAGCGTCTTGCGACAATCTGGTCTGCCCGACAGCGCGGCAGCGACCGACCGAGACCACACTCTGCTCCTGCTGCACCTCATTGGCGCAGAAGGACAAGATTATCTGCGAGTGATCTATGAACTGCTCAGCCACCCGCACCGAGCCTCGTCTGTGGCGGCCGCAATGACGGCGTGGGCGAGCCTTGACGGTGAGAGCACCTCTGACGAGATCGTAAAGCTCTCCCATCAGCTCACCGACCTGTTCCTGCCTGTCATCGATGAACTTGCGGCACTGACAGAAGATTTTCCGGATTTTTCGGAGCCGCCTGAGCAGACTTTTCAGCAACACACCACGAACTACCTCACCTCAGCACAGCGCGCCGTCCTCGAGAGAGTCCGAGCTGACCTCGACAAGTCAGCCGACAAGTCAGCCGAGAAGAATAGGCAACGGTCACACCATGACCCTGACAGAGGACCCTGA